A part of Maridesulfovibrio hydrothermalis AM13 = DSM 14728 genomic DNA contains:
- a CDS encoding 3-methyl-2-oxobutanoate dehydrogenase subunit VorB: MAKNGEKLFIKGNEAISRGAIAAGLKCYFGYPITPQNDIPEYMSAALPAAGGEFVQAESEVAAANMLIGAAACGVRCMTSSSSPGVSLKQEAISYLAGSQLPAVIVNMNRGGPGLGDIGPSQGDYFQSTKGGGHGDYRTLVLAPGTCQEAYDLVIEAFDLAFKYRNPVMILGDAIIGQMKEPVIAWTPENQDESEGKDWRIAGAEGRDHRIIKSLFLSEGSLAAHNKALQAKYDDMANFTKQEYFETEDAELIVVAYGSIGRIVKSTVRKLRAEGHKVGLFRPITLYPFPSGQLNELARQGKKFLTIEHNLGQMVEDVRLSIRTITDSDFFGFMPGNLPTPDDFEEPILKSLGGK; this comes from the coding sequence ATGGCTAAGAACGGCGAAAAGCTTTTTATCAAAGGCAACGAGGCTATTTCCCGCGGTGCCATTGCAGCCGGCCTGAAGTGCTACTTCGGCTACCCAATCACACCGCAGAACGATATTCCTGAATATATGTCAGCTGCACTTCCCGCAGCTGGCGGTGAATTTGTACAGGCTGAAAGTGAAGTTGCAGCGGCCAATATGCTTATCGGCGCAGCAGCATGCGGCGTTAGATGCATGACTTCATCTTCAAGCCCCGGTGTTTCTCTCAAGCAGGAGGCGATCTCCTACCTTGCAGGAAGCCAGCTCCCCGCAGTTATTGTTAATATGAACCGCGGCGGACCGGGCCTTGGTGACATCGGTCCCAGTCAGGGTGACTATTTTCAGTCCACAAAAGGCGGCGGTCACGGTGACTACAGAACTCTGGTTCTGGCCCCGGGAACCTGTCAGGAAGCATACGACCTCGTCATCGAAGCTTTCGACCTTGCCTTTAAATACCGTAATCCGGTCATGATTCTCGGCGATGCTATCATCGGACAGATGAAAGAACCTGTTATCGCCTGGACTCCTGAAAATCAGGACGAAAGCGAAGGCAAAGACTGGCGCATAGCCGGAGCCGAAGGCCGTGATCACCGTATCATCAAATCCCTGTTTCTCAGTGAAGGCTCTCTTGCCGCTCACAACAAAGCATTACAGGCAAAATATGATGACATGGCGAACTTTACCAAACAGGAATACTTCGAAACCGAAGATGCTGAACTTATCGTTGTAGCATACGGTTCCATCGGACGTATTGTAAAAAGCACTGTTAGAAAACTGCGCGCAGAAGGTCATAAAGTCGGCTTGTTCCGTCCTATCACCCTCTACCCTTTCCCTTCCGGTCAGCTTAATGAGCTTGCCAGACAGGGTAAAAAGTTCCTGACAATTGAGCATAACCTCGGCCAGATGGTTGAAGATGTACGCCTCTCAATCCGTACTATTACGGACAGTGACTTCTTCGGCTTTATGCCCGGTAATCTGCCCACTCCTGATGACTTCGAGGAGCCAATCCTCAAAAGCCTTGGAGGGAAATAG
- a CDS encoding thiamine pyrophosphate-dependent enzyme, translated as MSEQEILAFDKADSIVDVPTHYCPGCQHGVAQRIAGELLSEMGLTENTLLVTSIGCSVFLYNYLNVDSVEAPHGRAPAVATGVKRARGDKFVLSYQGDGDLASIGMAEIMHCANRGENISIIFVNNTVYGMTGGQMAPTTLVGQKTTTSPAGRNAAKEGLPIRMAEIIGSLGGVAYSARVALNNVKNIRKAKKAMKKAFEVQQKELGFGFIELLATCPTNWRMNAIQANERVESELIPYFPLGVYKDITAED; from the coding sequence ATGAGCGAACAAGAAATACTGGCCTTTGACAAGGCTGACTCTATTGTAGACGTTCCCACACATTACTGTCCCGGCTGCCAGCACGGTGTTGCCCAGAGAATAGCAGGCGAACTGCTTTCTGAAATGGGCCTGACTGAAAACACTCTTCTGGTTACTTCCATCGGCTGTTCTGTGTTTCTTTATAACTACCTCAACGTAGACAGTGTTGAAGCACCTCACGGGCGCGCACCTGCTGTTGCTACCGGTGTTAAAAGAGCGCGCGGTGATAAATTCGTCCTCTCCTATCAGGGTGACGGCGACCTCGCATCCATCGGGATGGCTGAGATCATGCACTGTGCAAACCGCGGTGAAAATATCTCGATCATCTTCGTAAACAACACCGTTTACGGCATGACTGGCGGACAGATGGCTCCGACAACTCTGGTCGGACAGAAAACCACAACCTCACCTGCCGGGCGTAATGCCGCTAAAGAAGGTCTGCCCATCCGCATGGCCGAAATCATCGGTTCTCTCGGTGGTGTTGCATACTCGGCACGAGTTGCCCTGAACAATGTGAAGAACATTCGCAAGGCTAAAAAAGCTATGAAAAAGGCTTTTGAAGTACAGCAGAAAGAGCTTGGCTTCGGCTTTATCGAACTTCTGGCAACCTGCCCCACCAACTGGAGAATGAATGCGATTCAGGCCAATGAAAGGGTCGAAAGCGAATTGATCCCCTACTTCCCGCTGGGTGTATACAAAGACATAACTGCGGAGGACTAA